From a single Ooceraea biroi isolate clonal line C1 chromosome 12, Obir_v5.4, whole genome shotgun sequence genomic region:
- the LOC105278835 gene encoding synaptic vesicle glycoprotein 2C isoform X3 has protein sequence MFTCVGCQYGVNAYILPSAECDLNMGSEEKGLLNVAFLIGTVISALFWGVFAGAYGRRNILVMTLFGDSILTLIASFSQGFKLLLLFRVISGFLVGAPGSLVYMYLSEFHAERHRAKSICFLGFFFTLAWLILPGLAWIIIPLPLSFEFYGFQYNSWRIFLGALSLPTFAIAAITLTYPESPKFLVSQGKTGEALAILRRIYAANTGRDKSEFPVKELLSDAVFKVEKNEAPSSPSDVLTDLVKNVWWQLRTIASPPLLKYAILLWIIYFANMFGYYGFGLWLPELFNRFEHYQQSHPNASVTVCELIHDTQPSNYTVPEELFLLLLNGASTECKPRIDERVFINSLTINAVCLVGNIASGYLANRVGRRTMPVSMMLTAGFAGLGIYFVRSSLQILIAACVLSLAIATANFVLTSVAVDVFPTHVSAAAVSMMVCLGRTGAVASNLAFGMLLDISCEILIFLLAGIILCGGMLCFLIPSKEKK, from the exons ATGTTCACCTGCGTCGGTTGCCAGTATGGCGTGAACGCGTACATCCTGCCGTCCGCCGAATGCGACTTGAACATGGGATCCGAGGAGAAAGGGCTGCTGAACGTTGCCTTCCTCATAG GCACGGTGATCAGCGCCCTTTTCTGGGGAGTTTTCGCGGGTGCCTACGGGCGAAGAAATATCTTGGTGATGACGCTCTTCGGCGACAGCATCTTGACGCTGATAGCGAGTTTCTCGCAAGGCTTCAAGCTGCTCCTGCTGTTCAGAGTTATAAGCGGATTCCT GGTGGGCGCGCCCGGTTCTCTGGTGTACATGTACCTCAGCGAGTTCCACGCGGAGAGGCACCGAGCGAAGAGCATCTGTTTCCTAGGCTTCTTCTTTACCCTCGCTTGGCTGATTTTACCTG GCTTGGCGTGGATCATCATACCGCTGCCGCTATCCTTCGAGTTCTATGGCTTCCAGTACAACTCCTGGCGGATATTCCTCGGCGCTCTCAGCCTGCCGACGTTTGCCATCGCTGCGATCACCCTCACGTATCCCGAGAGCCCCAAGTTCCTGGTGTCGCAGGGCAAGACCGGCGAGGCACTCGCGATCCTTCGGCGGATCTATGCGGCGAACACTGGGCGCGACAAGAGCGAGTTTCCG GTGAAGGAACTCCTCTCCGATGCCGTGTTCAAAGTGGAGAAAAACGAGGCACCGTCGTCTCCGTCGGACGTGCTGACGGATCTAGTGAAGAACGTCTGGTGGCAGCTGCGCACCATCGCGTCGCCACCCCTCTTGAAGTACGCCATTCTCCTGTGGATAATCTACTTCGCGAACATGTTCGG GTACTACGGCTTCGGTCTTTGGCTGCCGGAGTTGTTCAACCGCTTCGAGCATTATCAGCAGTCGCATCCGAACGCGTCGGTGACTGTCTGCGAGCTGATACACGACACGCAACCGTCGAATTACACCGTCCCGGAGGAGCTGTTCCTCCTCTTGCTGAACGGCGCCAGCACGGAGTGCAAGCCGCGCATCGACGAGCGGGTGTTCATCAATTCCCTGACGATCAACGCGGTTTGCCTCGTCGGCAATATCGCCTCCGGTTACCTGGCGAATCGCGTCGGCCGCCGAACGATGCCAG TGAGCATGATGCTGACGGCCGGTTTCGCCGGCCTCGGCATCTACTTCGTCCGGTCGTCGCTGCAGATCCTCATAGCGGCGTGCGTGCTGTCCCTGGCGATCGCCACGGCGAACTTCGTGCTCACCAGCGTGGCGGTGGACGTTTTCCCCACGCACGTGTCCGCCGCGGCGGTCTCCATGATGGTCTGCCTAGGTAGAACCGGCGCGGTCGCGAGCAACCTGGCGTTCGGCATGCTGCTGGATATCAGCTGCGAGATCCTGATATTCCTGCTCGCCGGCATCATCCTGT GTGGCGGAATGCTGTGCTTTCTGATACCGAGCAAAGAGAAGAAGTGA
- the LOC105278835 gene encoding uncharacterized protein LOC105278835 isoform X2, which yields MVSRISTVSLAVEKENDRLREGTADFEQAIEICENGRYQYTLLVVCGVMFTCVGCQYGVNAYILPSAECDLNMGSEEKGLLNVAFLIGTVISALFWGVFAGAYGRRNILVMTLFGDSILTLIASFSQGFKLLLLFRVISGFLVGAPGSLVYMYLSEFHAERHRAKSICFLGFFFTLAWLILPGLAWIIIPLPLSFEFYGFQYNSWRIFLGALSLPTFAIAAITLTYPESPKFLVSQGKTGEALAILRRIYAANTGRDKSEFPVGASEGTPLRCRVQSGEKRGTVVSVGRADGSSEERLVAAAHHRVATPLEVRHSPVDNLLREHVRVLRLRSLAAGVVQPLRALSAVASERVGDCLRADTRHATVELHRPGGAVPPLAERRQHGVQAAHRRAGVHQFPDDQRGLPRRQYRLRLPGESRRPPNDASEHDADGRFRRPRHLLRPVVAADPHSGVRAVPGDRHGELRAHQRGGGRFPHARVRRGGLHDGLPR from the exons GGTCAGCCGCATCTCCACCGTGTCCCTCGCAGTAG AGAAGGAAAACGATAGGCTCAGGGAAGGGACCGCGGACTTCGAGCAGGCTATAGAGATATGTG AGAATGGTCGGTATCAGTACACTCTCCTGGTGGTTTGCGGCGTGATGTTCACCTGCGTCGGTTGCCAGTATGGCGTGAACGCGTACATCCTGCCGTCCGCCGAATGCGACTTGAACATGGGATCCGAGGAGAAAGGGCTGCTGAACGTTGCCTTCCTCATAG GCACGGTGATCAGCGCCCTTTTCTGGGGAGTTTTCGCGGGTGCCTACGGGCGAAGAAATATCTTGGTGATGACGCTCTTCGGCGACAGCATCTTGACGCTGATAGCGAGTTTCTCGCAAGGCTTCAAGCTGCTCCTGCTGTTCAGAGTTATAAGCGGATTCCT GGTGGGCGCGCCCGGTTCTCTGGTGTACATGTACCTCAGCGAGTTCCACGCGGAGAGGCACCGAGCGAAGAGCATCTGTTTCCTAGGCTTCTTCTTTACCCTCGCTTGGCTGATTTTACCTG GCTTGGCGTGGATCATCATACCGCTGCCGCTATCCTTCGAGTTCTATGGCTTCCAGTACAACTCCTGGCGGATATTCCTCGGCGCTCTCAGCCTGCCGACGTTTGCCATCGCTGCGATCACCCTCACGTATCCCGAGAGCCCCAAGTTCCTGGTGTCGCAGGGCAAGACCGGCGAGGCACTCGCGATCCTTCGGCGGATCTATGCGGCGAACACTGGGCGCGACAAGAGCGAGTTTCCGGTAGGCGCAA GTGAAGGAACTCCTCTCCGATGCCGTGTTCAAAGTGGAGAAAAACGAGGCACCGTCGTCTCCGTCGGACGTGCTGACGGATCTAGTGAAGAACGTCTGGTGGCAGCTGCGCACCATCGCGTCGCCACCCCTCTTGAAGTACGCCATTCTCCTGTGGATAATCTACTTCGCGAACATGTTCGG GTACTACGGCTTCGGTCTTTGGCTGCCGGAGTTGTTCAACCGCTTCGAGCATTATCAGCAGTCGCATCCGAACGCGTCGGTGACTGTCTGCGAGCTGATACACGACACGCAACCGTCGAATTACACCGTCCCGGAGGAGCTGTTCCTCCTCTTGCTGAACGGCGCCAGCACGGAGTGCAAGCCGCGCATCGACGAGCGGGTGTTCATCAATTCCCTGACGATCAACGCGGTTTGCCTCGTCGGCAATATCGCCTCCGGTTACCTGGCGAATCGCGTCGGCCGCCGAACGATGCCAG TGAGCATGATGCTGACGGCCGGTTTCGCCGGCCTCGGCATCTACTTCGTCCGGTCGTCGCTGCAGATCCTCATAGCGGCGTGCGTGCTGTCCCTGGCGATCGCCACGGCGAACTTCGTGCTCACCAGCGTGGCGGTGGACGTTTTCCCCACGCACGTGTCCGCCGCGGCGGTCTCCATGATGGTCTGCCTAGGTAG
- the LOC105278835 gene encoding synaptic vesicle glycoprotein 2C isoform X1, protein MVSRISTVSLAVEKENDRLREGTADFEQAIEICENGRYQYTLLVVCGVMFTCVGCQYGVNAYILPSAECDLNMGSEEKGLLNVAFLIGTVISALFWGVFAGAYGRRNILVMTLFGDSILTLIASFSQGFKLLLLFRVISGFLVGAPGSLVYMYLSEFHAERHRAKSICFLGFFFTLAWLILPGLAWIIIPLPLSFEFYGFQYNSWRIFLGALSLPTFAIAAITLTYPESPKFLVSQGKTGEALAILRRIYAANTGRDKSEFPVKELLSDAVFKVEKNEAPSSPSDVLTDLVKNVWWQLRTIASPPLLKYAILLWIIYFANMFGYYGFGLWLPELFNRFEHYQQSHPNASVTVCELIHDTQPSNYTVPEELFLLLLNGASTECKPRIDERVFINSLTINAVCLVGNIASGYLANRVGRRTMPVSMMLTAGFAGLGIYFVRSSLQILIAACVLSLAIATANFVLTSVAVDVFPTHVSAAAVSMMVCLGRTGAVASNLAFGMLLDISCEILIFLLAGIILCGGMLCFLIPSKEKK, encoded by the exons GGTCAGCCGCATCTCCACCGTGTCCCTCGCAGTAG AGAAGGAAAACGATAGGCTCAGGGAAGGGACCGCGGACTTCGAGCAGGCTATAGAGATATGTG AGAATGGTCGGTATCAGTACACTCTCCTGGTGGTTTGCGGCGTGATGTTCACCTGCGTCGGTTGCCAGTATGGCGTGAACGCGTACATCCTGCCGTCCGCCGAATGCGACTTGAACATGGGATCCGAGGAGAAAGGGCTGCTGAACGTTGCCTTCCTCATAG GCACGGTGATCAGCGCCCTTTTCTGGGGAGTTTTCGCGGGTGCCTACGGGCGAAGAAATATCTTGGTGATGACGCTCTTCGGCGACAGCATCTTGACGCTGATAGCGAGTTTCTCGCAAGGCTTCAAGCTGCTCCTGCTGTTCAGAGTTATAAGCGGATTCCT GGTGGGCGCGCCCGGTTCTCTGGTGTACATGTACCTCAGCGAGTTCCACGCGGAGAGGCACCGAGCGAAGAGCATCTGTTTCCTAGGCTTCTTCTTTACCCTCGCTTGGCTGATTTTACCTG GCTTGGCGTGGATCATCATACCGCTGCCGCTATCCTTCGAGTTCTATGGCTTCCAGTACAACTCCTGGCGGATATTCCTCGGCGCTCTCAGCCTGCCGACGTTTGCCATCGCTGCGATCACCCTCACGTATCCCGAGAGCCCCAAGTTCCTGGTGTCGCAGGGCAAGACCGGCGAGGCACTCGCGATCCTTCGGCGGATCTATGCGGCGAACACTGGGCGCGACAAGAGCGAGTTTCCG GTGAAGGAACTCCTCTCCGATGCCGTGTTCAAAGTGGAGAAAAACGAGGCACCGTCGTCTCCGTCGGACGTGCTGACGGATCTAGTGAAGAACGTCTGGTGGCAGCTGCGCACCATCGCGTCGCCACCCCTCTTGAAGTACGCCATTCTCCTGTGGATAATCTACTTCGCGAACATGTTCGG GTACTACGGCTTCGGTCTTTGGCTGCCGGAGTTGTTCAACCGCTTCGAGCATTATCAGCAGTCGCATCCGAACGCGTCGGTGACTGTCTGCGAGCTGATACACGACACGCAACCGTCGAATTACACCGTCCCGGAGGAGCTGTTCCTCCTCTTGCTGAACGGCGCCAGCACGGAGTGCAAGCCGCGCATCGACGAGCGGGTGTTCATCAATTCCCTGACGATCAACGCGGTTTGCCTCGTCGGCAATATCGCCTCCGGTTACCTGGCGAATCGCGTCGGCCGCCGAACGATGCCAG TGAGCATGATGCTGACGGCCGGTTTCGCCGGCCTCGGCATCTACTTCGTCCGGTCGTCGCTGCAGATCCTCATAGCGGCGTGCGTGCTGTCCCTGGCGATCGCCACGGCGAACTTCGTGCTCACCAGCGTGGCGGTGGACGTTTTCCCCACGCACGTGTCCGCCGCGGCGGTCTCCATGATGGTCTGCCTAGGTAGAACCGGCGCGGTCGCGAGCAACCTGGCGTTCGGCATGCTGCTGGATATCAGCTGCGAGATCCTGATATTCCTGCTCGCCGGCATCATCCTGT GTGGCGGAATGCTGTGCTTTCTGATACCGAGCAAAGAGAAGAAGTGA